A region of the Acinetobacter defluvii genome:
CAAGCTGTTTTATTGGCTGTGCCTTCTGCTTATCTGGCTTTAAAAATTTGTGGTGGTTTATATCTGCTTTATTTGGCTTATAAAATTATTAAGCATGCCAAAGAACCAATCGAGCAAGTAAGTGCAACTGCTAGAGTAATGAGTTTCGCACAAGCGTATCGTTTGGGCTTAATTACACAGTTGAGTAATCCTAAAATAGCCATTATTTTAGCCAGTGTTTTTACTGCACTTTTACCGAAAGAATTCCCAACCTATTATTATTTTGTTTTGCCAATTTTATGTTTTTTTATCGATGCTGGTTGGTATTCGTTGGTTGCGGTTGCTTTGTCTGCGGAAAAACCTCGTAAAGTGTATTTAAAGTTTAAAAAAGTCTTTGATCGTATTGCAGGTGGAGTGATGACCTTGCTTGGCTTGAAGTTAATTTTTGGGATGAAGTGATAAGAACTTTAAAATAATAAGGAAAAATAATGTTTTATAAAACAATATTGATGCTAATAATCTCTACTACATGGATGACTGCTCATGCGAGTGAAAGTAAGGTTTCATCTCGTTATGGTAAATTTCAGATCAAAGAATCACAGACTTACCCTCAAGGTGCGCTCTATTTTAATCAAAAGTTGGTGACACCTGTGATAGAGGGAAATAATGGTTTATCTATTGAAAACATTTATAAATTACAGAACAATGATGTAGCTTTAGTGGAGGAAATCGGCGGAAGTGGTTGTCCTGTCACTTTATATTTTGTGAAAGTAACACCTACCAAGCAGTTAACTGTTTCACCAGCATTTGGGTCATGTTCAGATTTAATCAAAGTTTCTGCACAAACAAATCAAATCGTCATCACAATGCCAGATTTTATGGGTGCACCTGAGAGTGAAGAGCAAGAACGACAAGTTGCAAAGCATAAAATGACATATATCTATGATGGAAATGTTGTGAAAGAAAATGGGAAGATCTTAAAAAGAAGTGAATAAATGTATTTAAGTTTCCTGAGCTAAGCTTAAAAAAATCAAGTTGCTATCTAAAATGAAAAATAAAATAGAATTACTCGCTTCTGCGAACTGGTCAAAAATCAATTGGGATTTAAGTTGGCACCAAACATTCAAATATTTGTAGATGAAGGTCAGGTACAAGGCGCTTTATACTATTAAGAAGCCCCCTGTAAAAAGAGCTTCTTTCGATTTTAAATCAATCCTTAAAATGTACAGGAATCCACTGATAGCTTTTCCCATCTGCTGAATAAATATGTCCAATGCCTGGAAATGGTAAATGTGGTGCGGCAATGGTTTGTCCATGTTTCGCATAATCAGCAAACTGTTTTAAGCGGGTTTGTACTGCTTTTTTCGGATCAATATCGTATTCAATCGCTGTTTCAGGTTGATCAAATTGTACGGTATGAGAATGCACAATATCACCAATAAAAATCACATCTTCGCCCGTTGTTTTAAGCTTATAACTAAAATGCCCCGGTGTATGACCTGCGGTATTGATGACTTCAAAACCTTTGATGTTGTCGCCTAATTTAAAAGTTTTAAATTGCTGTTTAGCCTGATATGGTGCAAGTGCTGCTTTAATTTTTTCGACTGTGCCTGTGTAATTGTCTTTTTGTTCTTTCGGAATTTTACTGAGTTGTTTTGGGTCTAACCAATAATTCGCTTCATCTTCTGAGACATAAATCGTGGCATTGGGATAATTCGCTATACCATCTTTACTCACGCCACAGACATGATCAGGGTGTAAATGGGTCAGTAAAATCGTATCCACTTGTTCAGGTTGATAACCTGCAGCTTTGAGATTTTTCAGCACAGAACCTAAATGTGCACCAAAGCAATCGGCTGTACCACTGTCGACCAAAACGAGAGAATTTCCTGTATTGACCAAAAAGGCATTAATGGAAGTTTGTACGCCTTTGGCTTGATCTGTATGGTATTTTTTTAAAATTTCATGCACTTGATCTTGGGAAATGTCTTTAAACAAAGTCGGTGACATAAAGTTTGTGCCATCGAGCAGGGCGGTGATTTGGGTATTGCCGACTTGATGTTGATAGTAACCTGCGACTTGGGATTGCTGTTCAATGATTGGTAGAGTCTTTGTAGTTTCTGCCACAGTTGAAAATGAGCTGAATAGTGTGATGGAGACTGTAATAGCTAAAATGGATTTTTTCATGATCGTTTAAATAAAATTATTGTTGTTTATTTTTTAACATGGATTGATGAGTGTTTGGACTTTTTATTGATGAAAAAATATTGGTGTGAAAAGGCAGATTTTTTATGGGTAGTTTTTAGAAGATAAATTTAAGTTGATTGGTTATAAAATATAATAAGTAATATTTTGTATGATCATTTTTGAGTGGAAATCAATGAATAAAGAAATGCTACCAATTTTAGCGGGTCTTATAACCGCAATTTCGACTTTAACGGCTGTATTTATTACTAACTATTTTAATATGAAGTCTTTAGAGAGAAATTTTAGGTTTCAATCAGGATTAAAAAACAAAGAACTTAGATTAAATAAACTAGAGGAAAGTTATGAATTGTTTGAAAAATGGTGTACATTTTTTTCTGTTGGTTATCTGAATTATTTATATTTTCATAGTAAAAAAATTAGTGAATCAGAATTATTTGAACTGCTAAAGAATCCTGAAAATTCTCTTTCTGGTGAGTTTCAAAAATTAATTACTTTATTAAATATACATTTTCCAGAGTTGGAAGTGGAATACGAAAAAGTCAATTTAGCTAGAAGTGAAATTGTTAAATATATGAACATAGATAAGAAAATCGATGTTCAGGATTT
Encoded here:
- a CDS encoding LysE family translocator; the encoded protein is MESLIVLGSIALALMLGAISPGPAFIYVAKNSIAISRKHGLFTALGTGTGAAIFGFLAVIGLQAVLLAVPSAYLALKICGGLYLLYLAYKIIKHAKEPIEQVSATARVMSFAQAYRLGLITQLSNPKIAIILASVFTALLPKEFPTYYYFVLPILCFFIDAGWYSLVAVALSAEKPRKVYLKFKKVFDRIAGGVMTLLGLKLIFGMK
- a CDS encoding MBL fold metallo-hydrolase; the protein is MKKSILAITVSITLFSSFSTVAETTKTLPIIEQQSQVAGYYQHQVGNTQITALLDGTNFMSPTLFKDISQDQVHEILKKYHTDQAKGVQTSINAFLVNTGNSLVLVDSGTADCFGAHLGSVLKNLKAAGYQPEQVDTILLTHLHPDHVCGVSKDGIANYPNATIYVSEDEANYWLDPKQLSKIPKEQKDNYTGTVEKIKAALAPYQAKQQFKTFKLGDNIKGFEVINTAGHTPGHFSYKLKTTGEDVIFIGDIVHSHTVQFDQPETAIEYDIDPKKAVQTRLKQFADYAKHGQTIAAPHLPFPGIGHIYSADGKSYQWIPVHFKD